CTGGATGGCGGCACGCTCGCCCCCGGCCGGCTGGCGCACGCCATCGTCGTTCTCGCTCCGCCGGGGGACAGTTTCGCGACGCCCAGCGGCCTGCGCGGCACCGCCGCGATCTATGCCGAGGGCCTGGAGAACATCCTGACCGGCACGCCGCTGCGCCGGCCGGCCTCGGCCATCGAGGCGGAGCTGGTCTGCCTTGCCATCTTCGGCCTGGCGGCGATCATCCTGTTCGCGCGCTTCGGGCTCGTCTGGTCGGGACTCTTCACGGCCGCCAGCATCCTGGGCGCCTTCTTCATATCGTGGCGGCTCTATTCGGCGGATCGCACTTTGTTCGATGCCCTGGGGCCCGGCATCGCGTTGGCGCTTACCTATGCGACGGCGACCATCGTGCGCGGCGCCGGCGTGGCGAGCGCGCGGGCCCGCGTCCGCAGCGCCTTCGCCGAGTCGCTGCCGCCCGCGGTGATCGAGCAGATCGCGCGCCGCCCCGAACTGCTGAGGCTCGAAGGCACCAGCCGCACCGTCACCTATCTGCACTGCGGCGTGCGCGAATTCGGCGGCCTGGCCGATTCCTTCAAGGACGATCCGGCCGCCTTTACCCGGCTGATGCAGCGCGTGCTGGTGCCGCTGATGGACGTCGCCCTGGCGCGCGGCGGCACCATCGACCGGCTGACCGCCGATGGATTCTCCGCCTTCTGGAACGCGCCGCTCGACGATCCGGAGCACGCGATCCACGCCTGCGAGGCGGCGAACGCGATGATGGAAGCCATCGCCAAGAGCAACGAGGTCATCACCCATGAGCGGCGGAACGACGGCGTCGCCTTCGCGCCAGTGGAGATCGGCATCGGCCTCTCGACCAGCCAGGCGATCGCCGGCGGCTTCTCGGCGCATGGCCGCACCGCCTATTCGATCACCGGCGATTGCGCGGTCGAGGCCGAGCGCATCCAGGAATTGTCGGCGGGGTACGGCCCCGCCGTGATCGTCGCCGAGGTCACGCGCAAGGCGGCCGAGCGCGGTTTCGCCTTCCTGGAAGTCGACTACATCGCGGCCGGCGCGCATGACGCGCCGATGAAGCTCTACGCCATGCTCGGCAGTCCCGTGATGCGCGCCAGTCCGAAATTCCGCGCCTTGCTGACCTTCCACGAGCACATCTTCCAATCGCTGCGCACCCAGCAATGGGACAAGGCGCGCGAGCTGATCGAGCAGTGCCGGAAGCTTTCCGGCGCCAGCCAGAAGCTCTACGACCTGCATCTGGCGCGCATCGCCTATTTCCAGGACAACCCGCCCGGCGAAGCCTGGGACGGCGCGTTCCGGCCGATTCTCAAGTGACTCACCTCCCCGCAAGGGGGGGTGATTAGTTAGAACGTCGCCTCGCCATAATGCGCCGCATCCGCGCCGCTCAGCTTCGCCCACATTTGATCGCCCCAGGAGAAATGCCACCATTCGTCGGGATGGCCGGCGAAATCCTCTTCCGCCATGACCCAGTGCAACAGGCGCCGGTTGGCGCGGGCCTCCTCGTCGGAGAAGGACATTGCATCGGCGCGCAGGTTTTCGAACCGGTCGCGATGGGCCAGCGCCGTCGCATCGTCGAAGATCGAACCCATCCACAGCGCCTCGCCGTCCTTCCAGCGGATCGTGAGATCGACCGCCGCCCCCGTCGCATGCGGCGCCGGCGAATCGGCGTCGCCGCTCGGCGCCGCCCAATAGCGCTCGACTTCCCGCGTCAGCGCCGCGCCGGCAAGCGACGGATCGCGCCGCCGGATCTCCGCCGGCATCCACACATCGTGGAAATAAGCCTGCACCGCTCTCGGCCGCCAGGCATCGAACAGGAAGAGTTCGAGCCCCGCATCGCCCAGCCGCGCGTCGATCCGCGCCAGCTTCTCGCCCACCGCGCGGCGGACCAGAAGGTCGGGGATGGCGCCGTCGATCCGGCGCCAATAGGGCGGGTTGCGGGTCGAATGGTAGTAGTTCTCCCCGGCGATGCCGAAATCGCGGACATCCGCTAGCCCTTCCGAGAAATGCACGTTGGACCGCGCGATCGGCTGGGCGCGAAAGCCTTCCTTGCGCGCCCGCGCTTCCGACAGCGCGCCGATCGGGCGCGTACGAAATTCCTCCAGGCGCCCGAAGACCGACATTCGAAAAATCCCGGAACTGACGTTAGACTATAGCCATGACCACCGACCCGTCCGAACATTTTCCCGCCGATTACCGCCAGGGCCGCCACGCTTTCGTCCACGCCTGCGAGCAGGCCGGCATCGACGTCGTCAGCCGCGTCCATCCCGGCGTCGAGGGCCGCGACGGCAAGCCATTGTTCCTCGACACCGCCATGATCGGGCCGCGCGAGGCGACCAAGGCGCTGCTGCTGATTTCCGCCACGCATGGCGTGGAGGGCTATTTCGGTTCCGGCGTGCAGACCGGGCTGATGCGCGAGGGGCTGGCGCGCCGCGCGCCGGCGGACACCAAGATCGTTCTCCTCCACGCGCTCAACCCCTACGGCTTTTCCTGGGACCGCCGCGTCAACGAGGACAATGCCGACATCAACCGCAACTGCGTCGACTTCGCCCATCCGCCGGCCAACGAGCCCTATGACGAGCTCGCCGCCGCGATCTCCCCGCGCGACATCTCCGACGCGGCGATGAAGACCGCCAACGCCAGGCTCGTCGAATTTCTCAAGAGCCACGGCGTCTTCGCGCTGCAGGAGGCGATCTCCAAGGGCCAGTACAAATATCCCGACGGCGTCTATTACGGCGGCGCGAAGGAGAGCTGGTCGATCAAGATGCTGAAGGACGTGTTCGTCGAGACGCTGGCGCATGTGAAGAAACTGACCGTGATCGATTTCCACACCGGCCTCGGCGAATTCGGCGCCGGCGAGATGATCACCGAGGATCTGCCCGGCAGCCCGGCCTACAGGCGCGCCACGGCGATGTGGGGCAAGCGCGTCGCCTCCAGCGAGGCGGGCGAATCGGTCTCCGCGCCGCTCTCCGGCACGATCGACAAGGCGGTGGCGAAATGGCTGAAGGCGGTGGAGCTGACCTTCGCGGCGCTGGAGGTCGGCACGCGCGACACCCGCGCGGTGTTCAACGCGCTGCGCAAGGACAATTGGCTGCACTGCTTCGCGCCGGGCCGCTTCCGGCACAAGGATGCGCCGGCGATCCGCCAGGAATTGCGCGACGCCTTCTATCCCGACACGGCGGAGTGGAAGCGCAGGGTGTGGGGCCATGCCGGCGAGGCGGTCGCCGCAGCGCTCCAGGCGCTCGGCTGATGGCCGCGCCGGACGGGATCGAGGCCAATCCGAATTTCACCGTGGCCGGAAGGCTGAAGAGCGTGCGCCACGCGCTGGCCGGCATCGTCGTCATGCTGCGCACCCAGCACAATGCCTGGCTTCACCTGGCCGCGACGCTGGCCGTGGTCGTTGCGGGAACCGTCCTGAAGATCGATGCCGATGACTGGCGCTGGCTCCTGGTCGCCATCGTGCTGGTCTGGGTGTCGGAGGGCATGAACACCGCCTTCGAGCATCTGTGCGACGTGGTCTCGCCGGATTTCCACGCCTCGGTGAAGGTCTCCAAGGACATCGCGGCCGGCGCGGTCCTGATCACGGCCATCGGGGCGGTCGTTCTGGGGCTGATGATCTTCCTGCCTTATCTGGTCCGCTGAGGCCGCGTTTGCGGCGGGCGGGCCGCCTGAGCTATAGAGGCCGGCGCAGGCACCCGTAGCTCAGCTGGATAGAGTGTCGCCCTCCGAAGGCGAAGGTCACAGGTTCGAATCCTGTCGGGTGCGCCATTTTTTTGGCGGGCGGGCAAAGCAGCCGCCACGCCAACCCTGCTTTGCCCGCCCGCCTTGTTGTCCATCGCGTATCGATGGCTATTCGCCGTCATAAGGGCCGGAGAAGGTCAGCCGGAGCGCCCCGCCGCCGCGGCATTCGCGCCGGGCGAAGCGGAGCGCGGCCTCGCGCTGGAAAAAGGTGCCGCAGACCATTCCGTCGGCCCGGCGGGCGCACCACCGCCCGATCCGGTTGCGGAATATTTGAAACACCGTCTCGCCGCCCTCGCTCATGACGGCCGCCGCGCGATCAGGAGCAGATGCGTCGCGTGGTCGATGAACCGCGCGTCCCGGCAATAGCTTTTCTCCAGGCGGTCGAGTTCGCGGACGAAGCCGTCCTCGGCGCGGGCCGGCGCGTTCCAGCGTGGATCGTCCGCGAAGCGTCCGTGGAAAAGATCCAGCCCCGCCAGATCCTCGATCTTGAGGTGCGGCGACACCAGGCCGGCCAGTTCCGACGAACCGAACAGATGCGACGGCAGCGTGATGCGGCGGCCGTCATCGAGCTCGGCGTCCAGCCGGTCGGCATCGTTGTCCTGCCGGAACCGGCGGGCGTGCTCCATCGCGTCGACATAGAGCGTCGGCGTGCTGCCGGCGGCGCGCACTGAACTGATGAAGACGCCCGACGTCACGCGGCCGATCTCGGCCATGATGGCGGGCAATTGCGCGGCCGGCAGGTGATTGAGAACGCCGCACAGGCACAGGACGATATCGACGCTGCCGTCGACCTCGGGAAGCGGCCGCAGGATATCGCCGACCTCGAAATTCAGCGCGACGCCCGGAAGGCCGGCCAGATCGGCCGACAGCTCCCGCGCCCGTCGCACCTGGGCATCGGCGATGTCGAAGCCGCGCGCCACGATGTCATCGAAGCCGATCGCGCGTGCCCGCGTCACCATGCGGCGCAGCCAGGTGCCCGGGCCGCATCCCAGGTCCAGGACGCGCAGCGAACGCTTGCCGGTGGCGCGCAGGGCGCAGAGCTTGGAAAAGAGGACCTCCCAGATTCGGCCATCGCCATAGGCGTATTGGCCGGCGAAGGCGTAGAGCTTCCTGGCATCGCCGTCGGCATAGGCAAGGTAGTTGTCGCCGGCCTGGTTGTAGGCCGCCGCGATGGCGCGACCGCCGTGCGGTTGCGAAGGGATGATCGCGATACGACGTCTGGCGCTGGCACCCAATTTCTTCTCCATCTTGAAGCCGCCGTCCCGATCGCAGGACCGGGCCGTTCGCCTTCGAAGATGGGCCCGGCCTCATAAGGCTTCGAGCCGGATTGGCCCCGCCCGGCATAAAGCCGGCATCAAGGTCGCGCGGCCGCCACTTCGCGGTTCTGGACGGTCCCTTGCGCTGATATGCTGGCCGGCGCGTCCGCACAGGCCAGGCCATGATCGTCCATCCCACCGGCAAGTTCGACAACCGCGCCAGGCGCTACGACCATATCGAGGCGCGGCCGCTGGCGGCGGCGATGGGGGCCGAGATTCGCGGCGTGCGGATCGGCAAACTCTCCGACGCGCAATTCGCCGAGATTCGCGACGCGCTGTTCCGCCACAAGATGATCTATTTCCGCGACCAGGACATGCGCCATGCCGACCAGGAGGCGTTCAGCCTGCGTTTCGGGCCCTTCGCGGAAGACGCCTATACCAAGGGCATCGCGGGCCATGCGAACGTCCAGCCGCTGATCAAGGAAGCCGACACGCGGACCGGCATGGTGTTCGGCTCGGGCTGGCACACCGATTCGCCGTTCCTGGAGAAGCCGCCGGCGATCAGCATGCTCTACGGCGTCGACATTCCGCCCTTTGGCGGCGACACGATCTGGGCCAATGCCGTGCTCGCCTATGCGATGCTGAGCGGGACGATGCAGCGGATGCTGGCGCCGCTGCGGGTGCACATGTCGATGGCGCGCGTGCTCGAATCGGCGCAGACCTACGGCAAGGTCGACGCTTCGCCGGTCGGCCGGCTCGCCGCGACGCGCGGCACCGGCGCGCTGCCCGACGATGTCGTGCGCAAGGTCCAGGGCGCGATGCACCCGCTGGTGCGCACCCATCCGGTCAGCGGCGAGAAATCGCTCTTTTGCGACGGCTCCTACGCGGTCGGGATCGAAGGCCTGACCGAGCCCGAGGCGGAGGCGCTGCTGCGCTTCCTGGCCGCGCACATGACGCAGCCCGCCTTCACCTGCCGGCTGCGCTGGGAGCCGAAGACCTTCGCGCTGTGGGACAACCGGATCTGCATCCACCAGGCCTTCAACGATTACGACGGCTATCGCCGCGAGCTCTATCGCACCACGGTCGCCGGCGAAGTTCCGCGCTAGCGCAATTTCGCCTTGGCGCGGCTATGGCGCGTCGGTGACGGTGATCACGCCCTGCGCGATCATGTCGTCGAGGAAGGACTGGGTGTCGGCGCCGCACTGGAGCGCGTCGACCACGAAGGCTTTCTGCAGAGCCTCGACCAGCGACGGCAGGCTGCGCGGCACGTCCAGCAGCGCCCAGATCGCGGTCCCCACGGGATCGAATTCGAGATAGGCCCAGGTAACCGTATCAAAAAGCAAGACCTCACCCTGTATTTCGGCGGCGATGACGTCGCGGGATCGTGCATAGACGAGAGTACTGGCCATGTCGGACGGCTCCGTTGCCTTTATGATATGCCGGCTATTTTCGAACGACAACGAACGGTTGCAGCCTTCCCTGGTGCTGCCTTGTCGTTTATTCAATCGGCATGGGTTTTTCAGGACCGGTTCCCGGCATCCCGGACGCGGTGATCCGGGTCGTCAACGCGCTGTCGGCCACGCTTGACGGCGCCGAGCCCGCCGGACCCCAGGCCCAGGCCAGGGCCGGCGCGCTGTTGCTGGTGTCTCCCGGCATCGGGCGCTTCCTGGTGCGTGGCGGCTTGACCATCGACCTGGCGGCGGACCCCGGTGCCGATCCCGGCGCGGTTTCGCTGGTGCTGCACGGCTCCGCCCGCGGCGCGCTGATCCATCAGCGCGGCGAGCTGCCCCTGCATGCCGCCACGCTCGTTCCGCCGGGCGGCGACGCGGCCTGCGCGATCTGCGGACCGTCGGGCGCGGGCAAGTCGACCCTGGCCGCCGAGCTCAGCCGTCGGGGATGGACGCTGGTCGCCGACGACACCACCCGCGTCACCTGGACCGCAGCGGGCCCGCTCGCCTGGCCGAGCCGCGACAGCATCAAGCTGTGGCGCGATGCCTGCGAGGCCAAGGGGATCGAGGTGGCCCGGTTGGAACAAGTGTGCGCCGGGTTGGACAAGCACTATTTGCGCGTGCCCGCGCGCGATGAGCCCGCCAGGCTCGCCGCCGTATTCGAGCTGCTGATCGATGGCGCGGACGACGTGTTTTTCGCGGCCAACAAGGAGAAAATGGCGCTTCTCACCCGCCACACCTATCGCCAGGCGCAGATCCGGCCGCTCGGCCGCATCGCGGACTATGTGCGTATCGTGGCGAATGTCGCCGGCGCGTGCCGCTTTCAGGGTCTAGGCGGCGCCCGCATCCGTCCGGTGACGGTGCTGGCCGATGCCGTCGAAAGCGCTATGGTCTGAAATGTCCGCGCTCGCCGGGATTTGGAATTTCGACGGCAGGCCCGGCGCGGCCCGCGACTGCGCGCGGATGCTGGCCGCGCAATCGATCTATGGGCCGCATGACGTGTCCCAATGGGACGACGGATCGCTGGCGCTCGGCCGAAGGCTTTTCCGCACCCTGCCGGAAGACATCCACGACGCCCAGCCGCTCGCCGGCGGCGGCGGACGCTTTACGCTCATCGCCGATCTCAGGCTCGACAACCGCGACGACCTGATCGGCGCGCTGCGGATACCGGACGCCGCCCGGCGGGCGGACAGCGTGATCCTCATGGCGGCGTGGGAGCGCTGGGGCGAGGGCTGTGTCGACCGGCTGGTGGGCGATTATGCCTTTGCGCTGTGGGACGCGGGCGAGCGTCGCCTGGTCCTGGCGCGCGATCCGCTCGGCATGCGGCCGCTGCATTATCACCGCGGACGGGATTTCTTCGCCCTCGCCTCCATGCCGAAGGGCCTGCACACACTGGCCGATGTTCCGCGCGCCCCTGACGAGGAGCGCGCCGCCGAGTTTCTCGCGCTGCTTCCGGAATACGGCTCCAAGAGCTTCTTCAAGGATGTGGAGCGCGTGGAAGCCGGACATCTGGCCGTGGTCACGCCGAACGGGATCGCCGCGCGCCGGCACTGGGAGCCGCAGCGCCGGACGCTGAAGCTGGCGCGCGCCGAGGACTATGCCGAAGCGCTGCGGCATCACCTGGATCAGGCCGTGCGCGCGCAATTGCGAGGCGCGGACGGCACGGTGGGCGCGCATCTGAGCTCCGGCTTCGACAGTTCGGCGGTGGCGGCGACCGCGGCGCGATTGCTGGCGCCGGCCGGCGGCAAGGTGGTCGCCTTCACCTCGGTTCCGCGCGAAGGCTATGACGGTCCGTCGCCGCGCGGCCGCTTGGGCGACGAAGGCCCGATCGCGGCGAAGACCGCGGCGCTGTACCCGAACATGGAGCATGTGCCGATCCGCACCGGGGATCGCACGCCGCTCGACAATCTCGATCGCAATTTCCACATATATGAGCGGCCCGTGCTCAATCTGTGCAATGCGATCTGGGTCGATGCCATCAACGACGCCGCGCGCGCGCGCAAGCTCACGGTGCTGCTGACGGGTCAGATGGGAAATATGAGCATCAGCTATGGCGGCGAAACGCTGCTGCCGCAATTGATCCGCGGCGGCCGATGGCTCAAATGGCTGCGCGAAGGCGTCGGTGTCGTGCGCAAGGGCCATCTGCGCTGGCGCGGCATGCTGAACGCCACGTTCGGCCCCTATACCCCGCTGCTGCTTTGGGTCTGGGCCAATCGCGTGTTCGAGAACAGGAAGGTCGGGATCAGTGCCTATTCGGCGATCCGGCCGGCACGATTGGCGCAGCTCGACATCGCGGGCCGGGCGCGCGCGAACGCGGTCGATCTCGCCTATCGCCCGCGCAAGGACGGTTTCGAGACCCGGCTCTGGGTGATGCGCCGGGTGGACCTTGGAAATTACAACAAAGGAACGCTCGGCGGCTGGGGTCTCGATCAGCGCGACCCGACCGCGGACCGGCGTCTGATCGAATTCTGCCTGTCGGTTCCGGAGGATCAGGTTCTGGTGAACGGCGAGACCAAGGCGTTGGCGCGGCGGGCCTTCGCCGACCGCCTGCCGCCCGAAGTGGTCGCCATGCGGGGCAAGGGCTATCAGGCAGTCGACTGGCATGAGGGGCTGACCGCCGGGCGCGCCGGGGTCCGCGAGGAAATCGCGCGGCTGGAAGCGTGCGGCTCCGCCGCCGAAGCGCTCGACCTGCCGCGCCTGAGCGCCCTGGCGGAAAATTGGCCCGAGGGCGGATGGGAGACCGACGATCGCGTGCTGACCTACCGCACGGCGCTGCTGCGGGCGCTTTCGACGGGCCATTTCCTGAGACGGGCCGGCGGGAGCAACGCCTGAAGCGCGAAAGTTCCCTTCTAAGGCCCAGCCAGCCGGTATTCTAAAGATGTGCAGTAGCGGCTTTCGCGCCGCGACAACTTCTGTTATTCTGTCATTATATTGTTGGATGTAAATTAAGTTCTTCCAGGGTTTTGGGGGTAATATGAGCGAGCGTAAACAACACGATACCACGCATGGCGAGCAGTCCGCCCCGGCGGCACCTGCCCGCGCAGCGTGGCAGCGCCCGAAACTACACCGGCTCGACGCCCGCGAGGCGAAGCTCGGCGGCAGTACGCAACAGGACGTGCTCAGCAGCCAGTCCTGATCGCCGGCGCCTTCGCGCGCCGCCGAGATTCTGGATAGCGTGAGCCTCTTCGCTTGTGGCGTTATTGGTCGCCACGGCTGTGTTTCGACACATATCGAAATAGTCGCGCGGTTCGGCGCCGTTCGGGCCGCGCCATCGGCACGACGCCTTCGGATATGTCGGTTGCCCGCGCCACCGGTTTTTGGACCAAAGGCTCCGGACGGCGACGCCGTCCGGAGCTTGAACTGCAGCGCGCCCTCAATGCAGCGGGATCGTGCCCGGCAAGGTGTTGGTCGTGTTCGCGTCTATTTTGTTGTCGCCATAAGATGAGACCGTGCCGCCGGCCCCCAGCACGCTCGTGGCGTTGCCGGTGATGGTGGAATTGCCGACGCGGATGGTGCCGCCCAGGGCCAGCAGGCCATAGCCGCCGCTGTTGGTGATGGCCGTATGATCGACCATCACGTTCACCGGCGTCGTGCCGGTCGCCAGGACGCCGACATAGCCGCCGGAACTGACGCTGTCGGTGATCGTCGCATTGATCCCGGCCCCCGTCGTCGCGGTCGTATCGGCATAGAATCCGTTTGTATTGGCTTCCATCCTGACGCGGTCGAGCACCACATTGGCGCTGCCGCCGGCCGGCAGCACGATTCCGATCGCCGCCCCCGTCGCCGTGCCGCCGCTGCCACTGCCATTGTCGGCGATGATGGTATCGGCGACATAGAGCGAAGCCGCCGTGGCGGGCGCGAACCTGATGCCGTAGCCGACCGTGCTGCCGGCGGCGTTGTTTCCCCGTATCTTGCAGTGTTCGACATGCAGGACGGCGCCCTGGATGAAGTTGATGCCGTTGGTGCCGGCGGCGATGCCTTCAATGTCGAGGCCGGTCAGGTAAACGATCGCGCCCGCGGCATTGACGGTGATGCCCGGCGTGCTGGGATTGGTGATGCCGCCCTCGGTGAAGTCGCAGACGAGCGCGATCGACTTGGTGATGGTCACCGAGCCGAACCCGCCCGGATCGAGGCAGTTGATCTCGCCATTGACCGCGGTCTTGGAGATCGCGCCGGCGAAGGTCTTGCACGGCGCCGTGCGGCTGCACGGATTGGCGTCGTCGCCGACGCCCGAAACCCAGGTACGCGTCGCTTGCGCGTTCGCCGGCGCGGCGAACAGCAAGGCGAGGAGCAGCGCCGCGAAGACTCCGGCGTATCGGTTGAGATGCGTCATGAACACTCTCCCTCCAAAGACGCACGACCATCGTGCGTCAAATTTAGAAATCTTATTATTTGGAGTGATCCAAGAATTCAGAATCACCCCCAAAATGATCCAAAGAATTCACTGCCGTCATTACTAGCACGAGACCGTCGCGGACGCCAGCAAAGACGGCCGGCAAGGCTGGGACGCGGTTCGATTCCGCGTGCGAAGACTGCTAGCGTCGCGTTCCCCGCTTGGAATGTTCGCAGATGCGTTTTGTCAGCCTGATCGCCGCGGCCTTGCTCTGGTCGGGCGCCGCCCTGGCGCAGGAGGCGCCGCCGGCGCCAGCCGCCGCACCCGCCGGGCCGAAGGTCGTGATCTCCACCGACATGGGCGATATCGTGCTGCGGCTCGACGCGGTGCACGCGCCGGCGACGGTGGCGAATTTCCTGCGCTATGCCCAGGAAGGCCATTTCGACGGCACCATCGTCTATCGTGTCGTGCCCGGCTTCGTGATCCAGGCCGGAAGCTGGGAGGCGGACCTGCAGACGCGGCCCGTCTATCCGCCGATCCCGCTCGAGGCCGGCCTTCCCAATCTGCGCGGCACGGTGGCGATGGCGCGGGGCGACACGCCGGTCAGCGCCACGGCGGAATTCTTCATCAACCTCGCCGACAACCCGGCGCTCGATCGCCAGCCGGGCGATACCGCCGGCACGACGGGCTACGCCGTGTTCGGCCAGGTCGTCGACGGGATGGACGTAGCCGACAAGATCGCGGCCGTGCCGCTCGGCGACCACGGACCGTTCGCCGGCGCCGCGCCGGTCACGCCGATCGTGATCAGCCATGTCACCGTCGTGCCGGATACCGCGCCATGACGCCGGCCGAGGCCGGCTACAAGGCGGTCTCCAAGCTTTACAACGCGCTGATGACGGGCCTCGTGCTCACATTGGTCGCGCACCGGGACGCCGAGGCCGCGCGCCGTTTCGTGTTCGCCCATTTCCGCCGCCAGCATCTGGAGAAATTCCGCGACGGGCTGACGAAGCTCGGGCTCGACAAATTGCCGGACGCGGTGGCCTGCGCCCAGTACCACTATTTCTCCAACGCGCTGGGCGGGGTGAAGACCGAATATATGCGGGAGAGCGATTGCAAAGCCTGGGTGCGCTATCCGCCGCCGCGCTGGATCTGGTCGGGCGCCGCGATCTGCGCCATCCCGCGCGCGGTCAACGAGGCGATGCTGCATGGCTGGCACGGCCATAACGGCGTGACGCTGGGCAATCCCCGGCTCGGCTTCGTCTGCACCGGCCAGACGGT
Above is a window of Rhizomicrobium sp. DNA encoding:
- a CDS encoding M14 family metallopeptidase gives rise to the protein MTTDPSEHFPADYRQGRHAFVHACEQAGIDVVSRVHPGVEGRDGKPLFLDTAMIGPREATKALLLISATHGVEGYFGSGVQTGLMREGLARRAPADTKIVLLHALNPYGFSWDRRVNEDNADINRNCVDFAHPPANEPYDELAAAISPRDISDAAMKTANARLVEFLKSHGVFALQEAISKGQYKYPDGVYYGGAKESWSIKMLKDVFVETLAHVKKLTVIDFHTGLGEFGAGEMITEDLPGSPAYRRATAMWGKRVASSEAGESVSAPLSGTIDKAVAKWLKAVELTFAALEVGTRDTRAVFNALRKDNWLHCFAPGRFRHKDAPAIRQELRDAFYPDTAEWKRRVWGHAGEAVAAALQALG
- a CDS encoding asparagine synthase-related protein, with product MSALAGIWNFDGRPGAARDCARMLAAQSIYGPHDVSQWDDGSLALGRRLFRTLPEDIHDAQPLAGGGGRFTLIADLRLDNRDDLIGALRIPDAARRADSVILMAAWERWGEGCVDRLVGDYAFALWDAGERRLVLARDPLGMRPLHYHRGRDFFALASMPKGLHTLADVPRAPDEERAAEFLALLPEYGSKSFFKDVERVEAGHLAVVTPNGIAARRHWEPQRRTLKLARAEDYAEALRHHLDQAVRAQLRGADGTVGAHLSSGFDSSAVAATAARLLAPAGGKVVAFTSVPREGYDGPSPRGRLGDEGPIAAKTAALYPNMEHVPIRTGDRTPLDNLDRNFHIYERPVLNLCNAIWVDAINDAARARKLTVLLTGQMGNMSISYGGETLLPQLIRGGRWLKWLREGVGVVRKGHLRWRGMLNATFGPYTPLLLWVWANRVFENRKVGISAYSAIRPARLAQLDIAGRARANAVDLAYRPRKDGFETRLWVMRRVDLGNYNKGTLGGWGLDQRDPTADRRLIEFCLSVPEDQVLVNGETKALARRAFADRLPPEVVAMRGKGYQAVDWHEGLTAGRAGVREEIARLEACGSAAEALDLPRLSALAENWPEGGWETDDRVLTYRTALLRALSTGHFLRRAGGSNA
- a CDS encoding adenylate/guanylate cyclase domain-containing protein, translating into MNFQGRPLAIWALPGLVLAATLFLLGSDAGAVASRLRGVLFDSYQRAQPRLYQDTLPRTGFAVRILDADGPSLRRFGKWPWPHGVLAKLVGELKAQGAVLAVLGFPLDTPDPASPKNLVSLVPAGTQSDALRAALAQMPSPDAALAQAMTTLPTVTGLMLQDEAGARAPKFNATLRFIGAKNPFGHAPNFPAASGAVQEIEHASQGDGALNLEADADGTMRRLPLVFRLNGVAVPALTAEILRVVQNKKYLSFRGDDGDIGLFGSQPGVAAVETPNGEVATAADGSIWIAYAGENQARNVSAAALDGGTLAPGRLAHAIVVLAPPGDSFATPSGLRGTAAIYAEGLENILTGTPLRRPASAIEAELVCLAIFGLAAIILFARFGLVWSGLFTAASILGAFFISWRLYSADRTLFDALGPGIALALTYATATIVRGAGVASARARVRSAFAESLPPAVIEQIARRPELLRLEGTSRTVTYLHCGVREFGGLADSFKDDPAAFTRLMQRVLVPLMDVALARGGTIDRLTADGFSAFWNAPLDDPEHAIHACEAANAMMEAIAKSNEVITHERRNDGVAFAPVEIGIGLSTSQAIAGGFSAHGRTAYSITGDCAVEAERIQELSAGYGPAVIVAEVTRKAAERGFAFLEVDYIAAGAHDAPMKLYAMLGSPVMRASPKFRALLTFHEHIFQSLRTQQWDKARELIEQCRKLSGASQKLYDLHLARIAYFQDNPPGEAWDGAFRPILK
- a CDS encoding TauD/TfdA family dioxygenase; the encoded protein is MIVHPTGKFDNRARRYDHIEARPLAAAMGAEIRGVRIGKLSDAQFAEIRDALFRHKMIYFRDQDMRHADQEAFSLRFGPFAEDAYTKGIAGHANVQPLIKEADTRTGMVFGSGWHTDSPFLEKPPAISMLYGVDIPPFGGDTIWANAVLAYAMLSGTMQRMLAPLRVHMSMARVLESAQTYGKVDASPVGRLAATRGTGALPDDVVRKVQGAMHPLVRTHPVSGEKSLFCDGSYAVGIEGLTEPEAEALLRFLAAHMTQPAFTCRLRWEPKTFALWDNRICIHQAFNDYDGYRRELYRTTVAGEVPR
- a CDS encoding PqqD family protein, which encodes MASTLVYARSRDVIAAEIQGEVLLFDTVTWAYLEFDPVGTAIWALLDVPRSLPSLVEALQKAFVVDALQCGADTQSFLDDMIAQGVITVTDAP
- a CDS encoding diacylglycerol kinase family protein gives rise to the protein MAAPDGIEANPNFTVAGRLKSVRHALAGIVVMLRTQHNAWLHLAATLAVVVAGTVLKIDADDWRWLLVAIVLVWVSEGMNTAFEHLCDVVSPDFHASVKVSKDIAAGAVLITAIGAVVLGLMIFLPYLVR
- a CDS encoding M15 family metallopeptidase; the protein is MSVFGRLEEFRTRPIGALSEARARKEGFRAQPIARSNVHFSEGLADVRDFGIAGENYYHSTRNPPYWRRIDGAIPDLLVRRAVGEKLARIDARLGDAGLELFLFDAWRPRAVQAYFHDVWMPAEIRRRDPSLAGAALTREVERYWAAPSGDADSPAPHATGAAVDLTIRWKDGEALWMGSIFDDATALAHRDRFENLRADAMSFSDEEARANRRLLHWVMAEEDFAGHPDEWWHFSWGDQMWAKLSGADAAHYGEATF
- a CDS encoding peptidylprolyl isomerase yields the protein MRFVSLIAAALLWSGAALAQEAPPAPAAAPAGPKVVISTDMGDIVLRLDAVHAPATVANFLRYAQEGHFDGTIVYRVVPGFVIQAGSWEADLQTRPVYPPIPLEAGLPNLRGTVAMARGDTPVSATAEFFINLADNPALDRQPGDTAGTTGYAVFGQVVDGMDVADKIAAVPLGDHGPFAGAAPVTPIVISHVTVVPDTAP
- a CDS encoding class I SAM-dependent methyltransferase; amino-acid sequence: MEKKLGASARRRIAIIPSQPHGGRAIAAAYNQAGDNYLAYADGDARKLYAFAGQYAYGDGRIWEVLFSKLCALRATGKRSLRVLDLGCGPGTWLRRMVTRARAIGFDDIVARGFDIADAQVRRARELSADLAGLPGVALNFEVGDILRPLPEVDGSVDIVLCLCGVLNHLPAAQLPAIMAEIGRVTSGVFISSVRAAGSTPTLYVDAMEHARRFRQDNDADRLDAELDDGRRITLPSHLFGSSELAGLVSPHLKIEDLAGLDLFHGRFADDPRWNAPARAEDGFVRELDRLEKSYCRDARFIDHATHLLLIARRPS